A stretch of Prinia subflava isolate CZ2003 ecotype Zambia chromosome 14, Cam_Psub_1.2, whole genome shotgun sequence DNA encodes these proteins:
- the SLC6A8 gene encoding sodium- and chloride-dependent creatine transporter 1 isoform X2, with protein MDFIMSCVGFAVGLGNVWRFPYLCYKNGGGVFLIPYLLIVFVGGIPIFFLEVALGQFMKQGGIAAWNIAPLFKGLGLASMVIVFFCNSYYIMILVWGLFYLVHSLTDTLPWATCGHPWNTEQCTELFNPDLCHNVSTNATASTWTFNFNCTDMTNKRSPVIEFWENKVLRISGGLSEPGEMNWQMILCLVTTWVIVYFCIWKGVKSTGKIVYFTALFPYVVLILLLVHGVTLPGALGGIIYYLKPDWSKLVEGQVWIDAGTQVFFSYAIGLGALTALGSYNRFHNNCYRDAYILAVINSCTSFFAGFVVFSVLGFMASEQGVDISMVAESGPGLAFIAYPKAVTLMPLSPLWATLFFIMLLVLGLDSQFVGVEGFITGILDLFPQPGAGSLRRELTAALCCVICCLIDLSMVTQGGMYVFQLFDNYSASGITLLWQAFWECVVIAWVYGADRFMDDVARMIGYRPLPVMKWCWAVVTPLVCVGIFVFHVVNYKPLTYNKTYVYPWWGEAIGWVLALSSMLCIPCTVIYKFLRCKGSLRERWQLLTTPIWGQHHLEYLTPEAEAKLLAPEPPKEKATLFETVI; from the exons ATGGATTTCATCATGTCCTGCGTGGGCTTCGCCGTGGGGCTGGGCAACGTCTGGCGCTTCCCCTACCTGTGTTACAAGAACGGCGGAG GCGTCTTCCTCATCCCCTACCTGCTCATCGTCTTCGTGGGCGGCATCCCCATCTTCTTCTTGGAGGTGGCCCTGGGACAGTTCATGAAGCAGGGGGGCATCGCTGCCTGGAACATCGCCCCCCTCTTCAAGG GTTTAGGCCTGGCCTCTATGGTGATCGTCTTCTTCTGCAACTCCTACTACATCATGATCTTAGTGTGGGGGCTCTTTTACCTGGTGCATTCACTGACGGACACCTTGCCCTGGGCCACCTGTGGCCACCCCTGGAACACAGAGCAGTGCACGGAGCTCTTCAACCCGGACCTGTGCCACAATGTCAGCACTAATGCCACTGCCAGCACTTGGACCTTCAACTTCAACTGCACTGACATGACCAATAAGCGCTCACCTGTCATTGAGTTTTGGGA GAACAAGGTGCTGCGTATCTCTGGGGGCCTCAGCGAGCCAGGGGAGATGAACTGGCAGATGATCCTCTGCTTGGTTACCACCTGGGTCATTGTCTACTTCTGCATCTGGAAGGGTGTCAAGTCAACTGGGAAG ATTGTCTACTTCACGGCACTCTTCCCGTATGTGgtcctcatcctgctgctggtcCACGGAGTCACACTGCCTGGCGCGCTGGGTGGCATCATCTACTACCTGAAACCTGACTGGTCCAAGCTGGTTGAGGGACAG GTCTGGATTGATGCTGGCACCCAGGTCTTCTTCTCCTATGCCATCGGGCTGGGCGCCCTGACCGCACTGGGCAGCTACAACCGCTTCCACAACAACTGCTACAG GGATGCCTACATCCTGGCTGTGATCAACAGCTGCACCAGCTTCTTTGCCGGCTTTGTTGTCTTCTCCGTGCTTGGCTTCATGGCCTCTGAGCAAGGCGTGGACATCTCCATGGTGGCCGAGTCTG GTCCCGGGCTGGCTTTCATCGCCTACCCCAAAGCTGTGACACTGATGCCCTTGTCCCCCTTGTGGGCCACGCTCTTTTTCATCATGCTCCTCGTGCTGGGGCTGGACAGCCAG TTTGTCGGTGTCGAGGGTTTCATCACGGGCATCCTGGACCTGTTTCCCCAGCCGGGGGCTGGCTCGCTGCGCCGTGAGCTCACCGCTGCACTCTGCTGCGTTATCTGCTGCCTCATTGACCTCTCCATGGTCACACAG GGCGGCATGTACGTGTTCCAGCTCTTTGACAACTACTCGGCCAGCGGGATCACGCTGCTGTGGCAGGCTTTCTGGGAGTGCGTGGTCATTGCCTGGGTCTATG gtgccGACCGCTTCATGGACGACGTGGCCCGTATGATCGGCTACCGGCCCCTGCCAGTCATGAagtggtgctgggctgtggtGACACCGCTGGTCTGCGTG GGCATCTTTGTGTTCCACGTGGTGAACTACAAGCCGCTGACATACAATAAGACGTACGTGTACCCGTGGTGGGGGGAAGCCATCGGCTGGGTCCTGGCACTCTCCTCCATGCTCTGCATCCCCTGCACTGTTATCTACAAGTTCCTGCGCTGCAAAGGCTCCTTGCGCGAG CGCTGGCAGCTCCTGACCACTCCAATCTGGGGCCAACACCACCTGGAGTACCTGACACCAGAGGCAGAAGCCAAGCTGCtggccc
- the SLC6A8 gene encoding sodium- and chloride-dependent creatine transporter 1 isoform X1, translating to MPPVPTDTAAPQPPDAPRRDAAAATAAAAAAPAGSEGPGGAEGTEPPTAGEERTVTAPLVRPPGPPKEAVPERETWTRQMDFIMSCVGFAVGLGNVWRFPYLCYKNGGGVFLIPYLLIVFVGGIPIFFLEVALGQFMKQGGIAAWNIAPLFKGLGLASMVIVFFCNSYYIMILVWGLFYLVHSLTDTLPWATCGHPWNTEQCTELFNPDLCHNVSTNATASTWTFNFNCTDMTNKRSPVIEFWENKVLRISGGLSEPGEMNWQMILCLVTTWVIVYFCIWKGVKSTGKIVYFTALFPYVVLILLLVHGVTLPGALGGIIYYLKPDWSKLVEGQVWIDAGTQVFFSYAIGLGALTALGSYNRFHNNCYRDAYILAVINSCTSFFAGFVVFSVLGFMASEQGVDISMVAESGPGLAFIAYPKAVTLMPLSPLWATLFFIMLLVLGLDSQFVGVEGFITGILDLFPQPGAGSLRRELTAALCCVICCLIDLSMVTQGGMYVFQLFDNYSASGITLLWQAFWECVVIAWVYGADRFMDDVARMIGYRPLPVMKWCWAVVTPLVCVGIFVFHVVNYKPLTYNKTYVYPWWGEAIGWVLALSSMLCIPCTVIYKFLRCKGSLRERWQLLTTPIWGQHHLEYLTPEAEAKLLAPEPPKEKATLFETVI from the exons ATGCCCCCCGTCCCCACCGACACGGCCGCCCCGCAGCCGCCCGACGCCCCGCGACGCGATGCCGCCGCCGCCAcagccgcggccgccgctgcccccgcgGGCTCCG AAGGCCCCGGCGGGGCCGAGGGCACAGAGCCCCCCACGGCGGGCGAGGAGCGAACAGTGACGGCACCACTGGTGCGACCCCCCGGTCCCCCCAAAGAGGCCGTCCCCGAACGGGAGACATGGACCCGGCAGATGGATTTCATCATGTCCTGCGTGGGCTTCGCCGTGGGGCTGGGCAACGTCTGGCGCTTCCCCTACCTGTGTTACAAGAACGGCGGAG GCGTCTTCCTCATCCCCTACCTGCTCATCGTCTTCGTGGGCGGCATCCCCATCTTCTTCTTGGAGGTGGCCCTGGGACAGTTCATGAAGCAGGGGGGCATCGCTGCCTGGAACATCGCCCCCCTCTTCAAGG GTTTAGGCCTGGCCTCTATGGTGATCGTCTTCTTCTGCAACTCCTACTACATCATGATCTTAGTGTGGGGGCTCTTTTACCTGGTGCATTCACTGACGGACACCTTGCCCTGGGCCACCTGTGGCCACCCCTGGAACACAGAGCAGTGCACGGAGCTCTTCAACCCGGACCTGTGCCACAATGTCAGCACTAATGCCACTGCCAGCACTTGGACCTTCAACTTCAACTGCACTGACATGACCAATAAGCGCTCACCTGTCATTGAGTTTTGGGA GAACAAGGTGCTGCGTATCTCTGGGGGCCTCAGCGAGCCAGGGGAGATGAACTGGCAGATGATCCTCTGCTTGGTTACCACCTGGGTCATTGTCTACTTCTGCATCTGGAAGGGTGTCAAGTCAACTGGGAAG ATTGTCTACTTCACGGCACTCTTCCCGTATGTGgtcctcatcctgctgctggtcCACGGAGTCACACTGCCTGGCGCGCTGGGTGGCATCATCTACTACCTGAAACCTGACTGGTCCAAGCTGGTTGAGGGACAG GTCTGGATTGATGCTGGCACCCAGGTCTTCTTCTCCTATGCCATCGGGCTGGGCGCCCTGACCGCACTGGGCAGCTACAACCGCTTCCACAACAACTGCTACAG GGATGCCTACATCCTGGCTGTGATCAACAGCTGCACCAGCTTCTTTGCCGGCTTTGTTGTCTTCTCCGTGCTTGGCTTCATGGCCTCTGAGCAAGGCGTGGACATCTCCATGGTGGCCGAGTCTG GTCCCGGGCTGGCTTTCATCGCCTACCCCAAAGCTGTGACACTGATGCCCTTGTCCCCCTTGTGGGCCACGCTCTTTTTCATCATGCTCCTCGTGCTGGGGCTGGACAGCCAG TTTGTCGGTGTCGAGGGTTTCATCACGGGCATCCTGGACCTGTTTCCCCAGCCGGGGGCTGGCTCGCTGCGCCGTGAGCTCACCGCTGCACTCTGCTGCGTTATCTGCTGCCTCATTGACCTCTCCATGGTCACACAG GGCGGCATGTACGTGTTCCAGCTCTTTGACAACTACTCGGCCAGCGGGATCACGCTGCTGTGGCAGGCTTTCTGGGAGTGCGTGGTCATTGCCTGGGTCTATG gtgccGACCGCTTCATGGACGACGTGGCCCGTATGATCGGCTACCGGCCCCTGCCAGTCATGAagtggtgctgggctgtggtGACACCGCTGGTCTGCGTG GGCATCTTTGTGTTCCACGTGGTGAACTACAAGCCGCTGACATACAATAAGACGTACGTGTACCCGTGGTGGGGGGAAGCCATCGGCTGGGTCCTGGCACTCTCCTCCATGCTCTGCATCCCCTGCACTGTTATCTACAAGTTCCTGCGCTGCAAAGGCTCCTTGCGCGAG CGCTGGCAGCTCCTGACCACTCCAATCTGGGGCCAACACCACCTGGAGTACCTGACACCAGAGGCAGAAGCCAAGCTGCtggccc
- the SLC6A8 gene encoding sodium- and chloride-dependent creatine transporter 1 isoform X3, translating into MPPVPTDTAAPQPPDAPRRDAAAATAAAAAAPAGSEAVPERETWTRQMDFIMSCVGFAVGLGNVWRFPYLCYKNGGGVFLIPYLLIVFVGGIPIFFLEVALGQFMKQGGIAAWNIAPLFKGLGLASMVIVFFCNSYYIMILVWGLFYLVHSLTDTLPWATCGHPWNTEQCTELFNPDLCHNVSTNATASTWTFNFNCTDMTNKRSPVIEFWENKVLRISGGLSEPGEMNWQMILCLVTTWVIVYFCIWKGVKSTGKIVYFTALFPYVVLILLLVHGVTLPGALGGIIYYLKPDWSKLVEGQVWIDAGTQVFFSYAIGLGALTALGSYNRFHNNCYRDAYILAVINSCTSFFAGFVVFSVLGFMASEQGVDISMVAESGPGLAFIAYPKAVTLMPLSPLWATLFFIMLLVLGLDSQFVGVEGFITGILDLFPQPGAGSLRRELTAALCCVICCLIDLSMVTQGGMYVFQLFDNYSASGITLLWQAFWECVVIAWVYGADRFMDDVARMIGYRPLPVMKWCWAVVTPLVCVGIFVFHVVNYKPLTYNKTYVYPWWGEAIGWVLALSSMLCIPCTVIYKFLRCKGSLRERWQLLTTPIWGQHHLEYLTPEAEAKLLAPEPPKEKATLFETVI; encoded by the exons ATGCCCCCCGTCCCCACCGACACGGCCGCCCCGCAGCCGCCCGACGCCCCGCGACGCGATGCCGCCGCCGCCAcagccgcggccgccgctgcccccgcgGGCTCCG AGGCCGTCCCCGAACGGGAGACATGGACCCGGCAGATGGATTTCATCATGTCCTGCGTGGGCTTCGCCGTGGGGCTGGGCAACGTCTGGCGCTTCCCCTACCTGTGTTACAAGAACGGCGGAG GCGTCTTCCTCATCCCCTACCTGCTCATCGTCTTCGTGGGCGGCATCCCCATCTTCTTCTTGGAGGTGGCCCTGGGACAGTTCATGAAGCAGGGGGGCATCGCTGCCTGGAACATCGCCCCCCTCTTCAAGG GTTTAGGCCTGGCCTCTATGGTGATCGTCTTCTTCTGCAACTCCTACTACATCATGATCTTAGTGTGGGGGCTCTTTTACCTGGTGCATTCACTGACGGACACCTTGCCCTGGGCCACCTGTGGCCACCCCTGGAACACAGAGCAGTGCACGGAGCTCTTCAACCCGGACCTGTGCCACAATGTCAGCACTAATGCCACTGCCAGCACTTGGACCTTCAACTTCAACTGCACTGACATGACCAATAAGCGCTCACCTGTCATTGAGTTTTGGGA GAACAAGGTGCTGCGTATCTCTGGGGGCCTCAGCGAGCCAGGGGAGATGAACTGGCAGATGATCCTCTGCTTGGTTACCACCTGGGTCATTGTCTACTTCTGCATCTGGAAGGGTGTCAAGTCAACTGGGAAG ATTGTCTACTTCACGGCACTCTTCCCGTATGTGgtcctcatcctgctgctggtcCACGGAGTCACACTGCCTGGCGCGCTGGGTGGCATCATCTACTACCTGAAACCTGACTGGTCCAAGCTGGTTGAGGGACAG GTCTGGATTGATGCTGGCACCCAGGTCTTCTTCTCCTATGCCATCGGGCTGGGCGCCCTGACCGCACTGGGCAGCTACAACCGCTTCCACAACAACTGCTACAG GGATGCCTACATCCTGGCTGTGATCAACAGCTGCACCAGCTTCTTTGCCGGCTTTGTTGTCTTCTCCGTGCTTGGCTTCATGGCCTCTGAGCAAGGCGTGGACATCTCCATGGTGGCCGAGTCTG GTCCCGGGCTGGCTTTCATCGCCTACCCCAAAGCTGTGACACTGATGCCCTTGTCCCCCTTGTGGGCCACGCTCTTTTTCATCATGCTCCTCGTGCTGGGGCTGGACAGCCAG TTTGTCGGTGTCGAGGGTTTCATCACGGGCATCCTGGACCTGTTTCCCCAGCCGGGGGCTGGCTCGCTGCGCCGTGAGCTCACCGCTGCACTCTGCTGCGTTATCTGCTGCCTCATTGACCTCTCCATGGTCACACAG GGCGGCATGTACGTGTTCCAGCTCTTTGACAACTACTCGGCCAGCGGGATCACGCTGCTGTGGCAGGCTTTCTGGGAGTGCGTGGTCATTGCCTGGGTCTATG gtgccGACCGCTTCATGGACGACGTGGCCCGTATGATCGGCTACCGGCCCCTGCCAGTCATGAagtggtgctgggctgtggtGACACCGCTGGTCTGCGTG GGCATCTTTGTGTTCCACGTGGTGAACTACAAGCCGCTGACATACAATAAGACGTACGTGTACCCGTGGTGGGGGGAAGCCATCGGCTGGGTCCTGGCACTCTCCTCCATGCTCTGCATCCCCTGCACTGTTATCTACAAGTTCCTGCGCTGCAAAGGCTCCTTGCGCGAG CGCTGGCAGCTCCTGACCACTCCAATCTGGGGCCAACACCACCTGGAGTACCTGACACCAGAGGCAGAAGCCAAGCTGCtggccc